One region of Vigna angularis cultivar LongXiaoDou No.4 chromosome 10, ASM1680809v1, whole genome shotgun sequence genomic DNA includes:
- the LOC108320325 gene encoding putative glucose-6-phosphate 1-epimerase, whose protein sequence is MKPLASTYGAAKRPPPSPQKSVSTSGAGKRPPPSPQKSATTSGAGKRPPPSPQKPDKNSPQSVELVKDKNGITQLILRNNDASATVSLLGAQVISWKTKVTGELLFLSKKAIFDPPKAVRGGIPICFPEFKNRETGENHGFARNRIWVIEENPPHLSGDFKAKVYVDLLLKSSKEDARIWPHSFEFRLRISLTAMGILDLTSRIRNVDGKNFSFCMVYHTYLSVSDICEVRIEGLDTQYYLDNLLQKQQFTEQGASLTFESEVDRIYTDCNNVVAVRDHYKKRTVVIRKDGLPDIVVWNPWIKKSKSIADLGDKEYQQMVCVDGAAVENPITLKPGEEWKGCLELSILLSS, encoded by the exons ATGAAGCCTTTAGCTTCTACTTATGGAGCAGCTAAAAGACCACCACCATCACCACAGAAATCAGTTTCTACTTCTGGAGCAGGTAAAAGACCACCGCCATCACCACAGAAATCAGCTACAACTTCTGGAGCTGGTAAAAGACCACCACCATCGCCACAAAAACCTGATAAGAATTCTCCTCAATCTGTCGAACTCGTCAAAGACAAGAATGGAATAACCCAACTCATTCTCCGAAATAATGATGCTTCTGCAACTGTTAGTTTGCTAGGAGCTCAAGTTATTTCTTGGAAAACAAAAGTAACAGGAGAGTTACTCTTCTTAAGCAAGAAA gCAATCTTTGATCCTCCCAAAGCTGTGAGAGGAGGAATTCCAATCTGTTTTCCAGAA TTCAAAAACAGAGAAACTGGGGAGAATCATGGATTTGCCAGAAACAGGATCTGGGTGATAGAAGAAAATCCTCCACACCTTTCAGGTGATTTCAAGGCAAAAGTGTACGTTGATTTATTGCTAAAATCCTCTAAAGAAGATGCCAGAATATGGCCACATAG CTTCGAGTTTCGCCTAAGAATTTCTTTGACAGCAATGGGCATTCTGGATTTGACGTCACGCATCAGAAATGTGGATGGAAAGAATTTCAGTTTCTGCATGGTCTATCATACATATTTGTCAGTCTCCGATATTTG TGAGGTGAGGATAGAAGGGTTGGACACGCAATACTATCTCGATAACCTGTTGCAGAAACAACAATTTACAGAACAGGGAGCTTCTTTGACATTTGAATCAGAGGTTGATAGGATTTATACCGATTGTAACAATGTGGTTGCTGTTCGGGATCATTACAAGAAGAGAACAGTGGTAATAAGAAAGGATGGACTTCCTGATATTG TTGTTTGGAATCCTTGGATCAAAAAGTCGAAGTCCATAGCAGATTTAGGAGATAAAGAGTACCAGCAAATGGTCTGCGTTGATGGTGCAGCAGTTGAAAACCCAATCACCCTGAAACCTGGTGAAGAATGGAAAGGCTGCTTAGAACTGTCAATTCTTCTATCTTCTTGA